The proteins below come from a single Caulobacter segnis ATCC 21756 genomic window:
- a CDS encoding glutathione S-transferase family protein has protein sequence MTIPKVLGRTSSVNVRKVLWTLDELDLAYEREDWGAGFASTKDPKFLAMNPNALVPVLIDEHGTLWESNTICRYLAAGTPLLPEGRRARAVVEQWMDWQATELNTAWRHAFAGLVRKTPGFDDPAQIAASVEAWNIAMGLLDARLVDTGAYVAGDAFTLADIVLGLSVHRWLHSPIQRVEWPALTAYYARLKQRPAFAAWSLPQVP, from the coding sequence GTGACGATCCCCAAGGTCCTCGGCCGCACCTCGTCCGTCAACGTCCGCAAGGTCCTCTGGACCCTGGACGAGCTGGACCTGGCCTATGAGCGCGAGGACTGGGGCGCGGGGTTCGCCTCGACGAAGGACCCGAAGTTCCTGGCGATGAACCCCAACGCCCTCGTCCCCGTGCTGATCGACGAGCACGGGACGCTGTGGGAGAGCAACACGATCTGCCGCTATCTCGCGGCCGGGACGCCGCTGCTGCCGGAGGGGCGGCGGGCGCGCGCCGTCGTCGAGCAGTGGATGGACTGGCAGGCCACCGAGCTGAACACCGCCTGGCGCCACGCCTTCGCGGGCCTGGTGCGCAAGACCCCCGGCTTCGACGACCCGGCCCAGATCGCCGCCAGCGTCGAGGCCTGGAACATCGCCATGGGCCTGCTGGACGCGCGCCTGGTCGACACGGGCGCCTATGTGGCGGGGGACGCCTTCACCCTGGCCGACATCGTGCTGGGCCTGTCCGTCCACCGCTGGCTGCACAGCCCGATCCAGCGTGTCGAGTGGCCCGCCCTCACCGCCTACTACGCGCGCCTGAAGCAGCGGCCGGCGTTTGCGGCGTGGAGCCTTCCGCAGGTTCCGTGA
- a CDS encoding protein NO VEIN domain-containing protein, with the protein MTGDSAEREAIGREWTGAELAVVVGDYLTQLEKTLAGKPVDRATHDRTVRFVTGKSGMPVMAKQGEITAVLSLIGLPVLKDSPPRWTYDPPLLTAVEEALLAKPALLAAAVRPDALFAAPPAVPLLEAAPPQPVPPDATLARIIRRFDLAARAAQDRFLPGVGAASIVAHEARRLTDHGRPDLAQRVRLAHASDPEGCDVISFDLEAAPRLLAVKTSLGAEVAPFGLTEAELSLARARPEAFRVRRVYDLLGEARFFRLKPPFE; encoded by the coding sequence ATGACGGGGGATTCGGCGGAACGGGAGGCCATCGGGCGCGAGTGGACGGGCGCGGAGCTCGCCGTCGTGGTCGGGGACTACCTGACCCAGCTGGAGAAGACCCTGGCCGGCAAGCCGGTCGACCGCGCCACCCACGACCGCACCGTCCGCTTCGTCACCGGCAAGTCCGGCATGCCGGTCATGGCCAAGCAGGGCGAGATCACCGCGGTGCTGTCGCTGATCGGCCTGCCGGTGCTGAAGGACTCGCCGCCGCGCTGGACCTACGACCCGCCGCTGCTGACCGCCGTCGAGGAGGCCCTGCTCGCCAAGCCCGCCCTGCTGGCCGCCGCCGTCCGCCCCGACGCCCTGTTCGCCGCCCCGCCGGCCGTCCCGCTGCTCGAGGCCGCCCCGCCCCAGCCCGTGCCGCCCGACGCGACCCTCGCCCGGATCATCCGGCGCTTCGATCTGGCCGCCCGCGCGGCGCAGGACCGCTTCCTGCCCGGCGTGGGCGCGGCCAGCATCGTCGCGCACGAGGCCCGCCGCCTCACCGACCACGGCCGCCCCGACCTCGCCCAGCGCGTCCGCCTGGCCCACGCCAGCGATCCCGAGGGCTGCGACGTCATCAGCTTCGACCTGGAGGCCGCCCCGCGCCTGCTGGCGGTCAAGACCAGCCTGGGCGCCGAGGTCGCGCCGTTCGGCCTGACCGAGGCCGAGCTCTCCCTGGCCCGCGCCCGCCCCGAAGCCTTCCGTGTGCGGCGCGTCTACGACCTGCTGGGCGAGGCGCGCTTCTTCCGGTTGAAGCCGCCGTTCGAGTAA
- a CDS encoding S8 family peptidase encodes MPNNPVQIILNDQDFHQAPEPGQPPRTKDFYDGADAAFAAHKAELLAAVDAVIAAVQKSPHGPATYLKVQMRPEALAKSYRPGWLFKRDQFPCVGADAVGTLYFRAPLIYLATLRARIEQAELKVATKYRLRDGEAYKAPTYARQEVGAIESIEIAPPEQKRSFSVSAALAAFEDPRVVSGYQIELFETPEEKVIASDLTGRAALRRSLEQVLLSTGAGARSFIASAIGRTPVMELQLTRSVQPALVDNRTSLIRSDLVSAPPPAPVDLDPARHEAVLNALQEHPLVRAVLPPVLLQLTDEETPTRSAEGLSQGDEPLEIPTPASGASYPVVGVIDSGVGECLEDWVVGRFDFLDETEFNAVHGTGVAGLIAVPQLVNPPTVVPEANGCQIYDVPLYPTGTFSEKFPRGFTDFLEEVEQAVAEASQQHGVRVFNLSINAVSDVERHRYSIYASRLDQIADTYGVIFVNSAGNLPRAQARAPWPRKPSEAVSYLASRTSPDTIFKPSESVRSISVGALNPPGLADVAGAPTIYTTRGPGLQVGVKPDVAAYGGVGGARPGASTGLSSLTPAGLRQDVVGTSFAAPLVARVLAGLDVATEGGLTTEALRAMLLHHAVMPEPLTKRGHKQLARQFAGFGQPAQVVDMLETGDHQITLLFQSRLSIGERKPVILHFPFTWPQSLTTPDSACSGRARITLVYSPPLDPAFGAEFVRVNLEASLKQRQTEPAKDGRARYLNQIDAAYLPGSAKLAIPERALIDHGLKWWPSKQYESTFKENGESSQWCLEVTSLVRAEASFPAEGVPFAVLLTLEDPEGTRPIFPQFRQELQASRADARDVRTAIRLRNRS; translated from the coding sequence ATGCCTAACAATCCGGTCCAGATCATCCTCAACGATCAGGACTTTCACCAAGCGCCCGAGCCTGGTCAGCCTCCGCGTACCAAGGACTTCTACGACGGGGCCGATGCTGCCTTCGCTGCGCACAAGGCCGAGCTGCTCGCGGCAGTCGACGCGGTGATCGCGGCTGTACAGAAGAGCCCACACGGGCCGGCCACCTATCTCAAGGTCCAGATGCGTCCTGAGGCGCTGGCCAAGTCCTATCGCCCGGGCTGGCTCTTCAAGCGCGACCAGTTCCCGTGCGTCGGAGCCGATGCGGTCGGAACGCTCTACTTTAGGGCTCCACTGATCTACCTCGCGACGCTCCGGGCCCGGATCGAACAGGCTGAACTGAAGGTCGCCACCAAGTACCGCCTGCGCGACGGTGAGGCCTACAAGGCCCCTACCTACGCACGGCAGGAGGTCGGGGCTATCGAGTCTATCGAGATCGCTCCACCCGAGCAGAAGCGTTCGTTCTCGGTCTCGGCGGCTCTCGCTGCCTTCGAAGACCCGCGCGTTGTTTCCGGCTACCAGATCGAGCTCTTCGAGACGCCGGAAGAAAAGGTCATTGCCAGCGATCTTACGGGACGTGCAGCGCTGCGCCGTTCGCTGGAGCAAGTGTTGCTGTCCACAGGCGCTGGCGCGCGCAGCTTCATCGCATCGGCGATCGGTCGCACGCCGGTCATGGAGTTGCAGCTCACCCGTAGCGTCCAGCCAGCCCTGGTGGACAACCGCACCAGCCTCATCCGTTCCGACCTGGTCTCTGCGCCGCCCCCGGCTCCGGTCGACTTGGATCCGGCCCGCCACGAAGCGGTGCTGAACGCCTTGCAGGAACACCCCCTTGTTCGGGCGGTACTGCCGCCGGTGCTTTTGCAGCTTACCGACGAGGAGACACCGACGCGATCCGCCGAAGGGCTTTCCCAGGGAGACGAGCCGTTGGAAATTCCGACGCCGGCGAGCGGGGCCAGCTATCCGGTCGTCGGGGTGATCGACTCCGGTGTCGGCGAGTGTCTCGAGGACTGGGTCGTCGGGCGGTTCGACTTCCTAGATGAGACGGAGTTCAACGCTGTCCACGGCACTGGGGTGGCCGGCCTGATCGCGGTGCCGCAGTTGGTGAACCCGCCTACGGTGGTGCCGGAGGCAAACGGCTGCCAAATTTACGACGTGCCCCTTTATCCGACCGGGACGTTCAGTGAGAAGTTTCCACGGGGCTTCACCGACTTCTTGGAGGAGGTCGAGCAGGCGGTAGCGGAGGCCAGCCAACAGCACGGCGTGCGGGTCTTCAATCTATCTATCAACGCCGTGTCGGACGTCGAACGCCACCGCTACAGCATTTACGCTTCGCGCCTGGATCAGATCGCCGACACCTACGGGGTGATCTTCGTCAACTCCGCCGGCAATTTGCCCAGGGCCCAGGCGCGAGCGCCTTGGCCCAGGAAGCCCAGCGAGGCGGTGTCCTATTTAGCTTCGCGCACTTCGCCTGATACCATCTTCAAGCCGTCCGAGAGCGTGCGCTCGATTTCGGTGGGGGCGTTAAACCCACCCGGCCTAGCGGATGTGGCCGGGGCGCCGACGATCTACACGACGCGCGGGCCAGGCCTGCAGGTAGGGGTCAAGCCAGATGTGGCCGCGTACGGCGGCGTCGGCGGGGCTAGGCCGGGCGCGTCTACTGGGCTCAGTTCCCTGACGCCGGCCGGTCTTCGTCAAGACGTGGTGGGCACCAGCTTTGCCGCGCCCCTAGTGGCGCGTGTCCTGGCGGGTCTCGACGTGGCGACAGAGGGTGGGCTGACCACCGAGGCCTTACGCGCCATGTTGCTGCACCATGCGGTCATGCCTGAACCGCTAACCAAACGCGGTCACAAGCAACTTGCCAGGCAGTTCGCCGGTTTTGGCCAGCCGGCTCAGGTGGTCGATATGCTAGAAACCGGCGATCACCAGATCACGCTGCTGTTCCAGAGCCGGCTCAGCATCGGCGAGCGCAAGCCGGTCATCCTGCACTTCCCGTTCACCTGGCCTCAGAGCCTGACCACGCCTGATAGCGCCTGCTCGGGGCGCGCTCGGATCACGCTGGTCTACTCGCCGCCGCTGGACCCGGCCTTCGGTGCAGAATTCGTTCGCGTCAATCTTGAGGCTAGTCTCAAGCAACGTCAGACCGAACCAGCAAAAGATGGGCGCGCGCGATACCTCAACCAGATCGACGCAGCGTATCTGCCAGGGTCGGCGAAGCTAGCTATTCCAGAGCGGGCCTTGATCGATCACGGCCTGAAGTGGTGGCCGTCCAAGCAGTACGAGAGTACTTTCAAAGAGAACGGTGAGTCCTCGCAGTGGTGTTTGGAGGTCACTAGCTTGGTGCGGGCCGAGGCCAGCTTCCCTGCCGAGGGCGTGCCGTTCGCTGTGCTCCTAACGCTAGAAGACCCTGAAGGTACGCGGCCGATCTTCCCGCAATTCCGCCAGGAGCTGCAAGCTAGCCGCGCTGATGCTCGGGATGTTCGCACGGCCATCCGCCTGCGCAACCGCAGCTAG